The sequence below is a genomic window from Phoenix dactylifera cultivar Barhee BC4 chromosome 8, palm_55x_up_171113_PBpolish2nd_filt_p, whole genome shotgun sequence.
CCGTGTGGAGATTTGAGCACAGAAAGCTAATGAATGGCAGCCAAGCGGTGGCACAACCTGTTCTTTTTGGCCACCATCATTCTAATATCTTGATGGATGGGAGGTGATTGTGGGCGTTCAAACTAGACAACTTGCACTCTTATAAACAaacctttattttttataacaaCATCACACACAGTTTTGTCAGGCTTTGAAGCTTGAACTAGTGCCATCACTTCGCGGGTTGGGATTGCTTGAGGCTTTAATGCATCTTTTAGCCCCTAGAAGATGCCGATGCTACCCAGAAGTTCCGATCCCACGTTGTTAGAAAGTTTATACTACTTCTGTTGTGCGCATTTTTATGTGTAAACCCCTATTAGATGTCAAAATTGCAAAGAAATCCTTCAGGTTAACTTGTGGTTGAGTTTTCACATTGACACGACTTGAACCCGTGACGCTTTGGAAAATGCACTACCAATCTGCGCTATATCTATTGTTTATTGTTGAATCCATAATTAATCATATGGCCTTCATCTCTAGTGAAGAAAACTTTTCTTAGGGTAAAAAGCAAGCTCCTCTCCATTCCATTGGatgaaataatatatttttttgtttctcgACGATGAAGTGGAGTAAGATCAAGCTCATGAGCTTATTATCTACGTTGACTCATCCTCCGTAGACGAACCTTGTAGAAGAATCTTTAGATTTTTGGATTTTCGGTCGGAAATAAAGTGAAATTGCCTTTCCTATTTGTTCCCCTAACACTGCTATGAGGAAACACATTCACTTCTTAAAATATCTCAACCACGGGCTCTTATTGTTCACACTAAATTTGGACTTGTTTGATgggtatttttatttatttctcgaCAAACCTGACGAAAAGATGTACAGGTTTGGGGAAGGGATCTCTGGATATTCTTGTTAAACTAGGTCAAAATATTCAGTTATCGATGGATAAACTACTTTTCTAGAACGTCGActgaaattatatatatatatatataataatggtGTGGAGAAGAAATGGGTACTTACATGTCTAACTTGTGGAAGGCTTGAGTGGCTAAACTTTTCGAGTCCTGAGAGAAACTCAGAAGATAGTTTTAAGTGAGAATTAGAACTCCTGAATTGAAGGTGGTTGTTGGAGGGGAAATGTTTGCCAAGTCTGGACAATGGCCAAAGAGCAGCCATCTTTGTTTGGTTGTTCCAATTCATCAGCAATCTGTTCCTCATCAGCGTAGGCTGATGGGTCGATCTCGGCTATCCATTTCACCGACTCCAACATTTTGAGTCACTCAAGAACCCAAGGACAGTCCCATCTCCATAATTCTGCACAGGAGGAGCTGAGTGCTTTGCAGAACATAAATCTAACTTAGTAATTGCAGAACATAAATCTAACTTAGTAATTCTGAACAACAAAGAAGTACTGCTTATGGTACAATTGCAAAGGCTAATAATGCTAGTACTAATTACTATTACTAATTATTATGGCCATCTCCATATATTCCaccataagagagagagagcttataTAAAACAGTTGTTTTGTCCCGTGAGGTCCTATAACAGTCTTGTCAGAATTTAGTATAATTATTTTGCATCATTATTTGTAAATTATACTCATAGTTTTTATTTCAATATCAAATCTATATTAATAGAAATGCCTTAACAGTGGTATCTCTCTATTGCAGATATGATGGTCCCATACATAATGAAAGTTAAAACCAGGTATATTTGAGAATTGTAGACAAAAAGCTTGGACATCTCTACCGGCCAGACGCCGAGTGTAAATTGGATCTCATTTCCACATGATGATGAAGCATGCTTTGGACTCAATCCCCAAAGATTTGGGGGACTCAAACATACTTCGAATTAGAACACATTGGCAGTGAACCTCCCATGCATGCCCGAATCTACGCTAGTTCTGGGTCTAGTTTTACTttcattcttcctttctactccAAATTAGACCACAGAGGCCCATGGTAGGTTAGTCCTGGGTTATAAGCCAACAAACTTTCAGCCATAAAGTTTCTCACCATGCATGTTTTGGGTGGGGTCTAAGATGGTTAAAACCAATGAATACCAATTCTCCATAATTACATTACTGTTAAAACCGACCAAGACTAGGCTTCCAGTTATAAAAATAAGAATAGAGATGGAGTTGGATTATTCTACCAAATCAACATATTAAACCAATTAACACAGCCGCAAGTGGGGCTTATTCCTTCAATTTCACCACAACTGTAAAAATTCAATGAAAGTAATATTTCAATTCACCCAACACTTGGGCAACAGGTAAAGATGCGGCTAAACAATAATTTGAGAACCCACTAGCCTCcaaggacaggacaggacaggtAGCACCAAATCCCATAAGGATTTTTGAACCTGAGCAGGATGACTAACCCAAATGACAGTTAGAAAGGTTAAGAAAGAAGCGGGGAGGGAAAGACTGAACCAGATATCCTGAAGAATGCATGTGAAGTGCTGCCTAGGATTTCCAGAAGAATTCTACTGCTCCATCCCTACAAAACAAGCCACCAATTAAAAGGCCTAGTGTTAAAAAAACATTCTCCCAACCAAGTAGTTGTACACAGGCATGAATAGATCCAGCAAAGCAATATGAAAAATGCAGTCTTAGGCAGGATCAAGACAATGAATTGTGCAAGCAATGTATAGGGGGGGAAGGGAGCCTACATGAAAAGGCAAAATACCATTGCCATTTTCATGTTCACGTGTGTACAGATTCTGAACTGCTCAATCTAATAGTAAACCAATTTGATAAAGACATATAGAGGCACATCTAAAGGCTGAATTACAGAAAATATGCCTTTAGTTCTGTGCCACTTGGCATTTGATTACGCGTACAGAGCAAAATGTGTGTGGTAAAGTTCCTCTCACAACAACCTGGGTATTCAAGTCAAATATATACTAGAACTTCCCCAACATACACAGCTTAAGCCTTGTATATGATATGAATGTCCAATAGCATGAATTTGGATAAACCTTCTACGACGGAAAGATAAAACATGATGAAAATTTTACCGAGGCGCAGAGAAAGTTGAGGTTTCCCTTTTAATCTTTGCAAGGCAAAAGCATAAAATGGAGATTTACAAGTTGAAATACAACACCCAGCCACTGAGTTACTACTATAACTGATGCTTAATCCACAACAacagtgaaagaaaaaaaaatttaaagaaaattaACTGATTCACAGACTAAAAATAACATGAATGCATTTTACTACCAACAAATACTGTCAAGGCTGTTCATAGATCAAATGTAGTTAAATGAACAAACAtctataatttttaattaactaGGTCCATCTTACCCACTTAAAAATAAATAGTCAATCTTTATAACAGAATAAACAGTCAATATTTTGTTAGCAAATAACAAAATACACTTTCAATTTTAAAGTCTAATAACAAAACCAAGGTAAatacatcaaaagtaaaatcagtGAAGAAAAGACAAAAGTCACAGTACAATCTCCTACTTTTACAGAAAATGAGATAAAGCACATGAGAGGTGTTACATTACCTACTTAGAGAGAACATTCATGAAGTCGCTGGAAATACGAGGACTCATTGGGTTTCCACTCTTTAAGGATCACCATTAAATCCAAAGAAAGCTTGGTTCAATATGTCTCTATCATCATCAGGACCCGAGCCATTTGTGGGAGATTTAATGTCATCCACAGCAAACTGGCAGGGCATGCGAGTACCTTGACCAATGAAACCAAGACTTCTCCCTTGTCCTTGATCCGGTAAAGTCTGTGACATTGTCTCACCACCCCGGATGTTGCTCAAGTTAGGCAAACCAAGATTTCTCCCTTGTCCCTGATTAGGCAAAGTCTGTGACACTGCACCAGCACCCTGAACGTTGATCAAATTAGGCACGAGACAAGGTGATTGATTAACAGGACCAATATTCCCATCAGGGGTCTGTGCCCTCCAACCAGTGCTGACATCAGTACAGGATGGCACTGACGAATAAATTGATTTAGGAATCGAGTATTTATTTAGTACAGTGATATCTTTAAAGCCTTCATCCGAGACTTGTGCCCGACCCAGTTGTGCATTATTTGACTGAGATGAGAGTAGGCTGTAGTCCACAATTGCACTGCTGTTCTTATATCTGGAGCTATAGCTAAGTGGGGCAGTACCGCTCCCTTCCTGAAAACTAGTCAACAGCTGCGGAGGGACTAGCATGCAGTTCTGATTTATGAGACCAGGATCATTTCCACCTTGGAAACTGGTCGATGATGAATTCAGACCTATGAGACTAAGATTATTACCTGCCTGCATACTGGCCGATGACCTCGGGGGAGCAAATATAGAGGTCTGATTCATAGGAGTAGGATTATTCTCTGCTTGTAAACTAGTCGATGACTGAGAGGGCACTACTACAGAGTTCTGATCCACGAGCACAGCCTTCTCCCTTACCTGAAACCTCTTCGACACCTGAGAGGGAAGAACTAGACAAGATGGTTGCACAGTCATTGCACGATGGGATTCTGATAGCACAGGATGAGGTTGTTCCTGCTGTAACATCGGGACCAGCAAGTTACTATTCTGAGTGCTACTTAACCCTCCAAGATTGCTGCCAGAGACCACTGCCCCAAGGTTATTGGAGGACCAAGTAGGAAAACCAGAAGACAAGCCCCTAACAGCTACATTTGATTGAGGGAACTGTCTGGGCATGTTGGCCTGGCATTTTCTCAGAGGTTGACCAAACACTATGCCATGTTCCACAGGAACAGATTTAGCTCCCCGAATTGAGGCTTGTGGAAGAATTGGTTGGTCCATTTCTGGCATTCCTAAGCTGCCAGCAGGTCGGCCTAAGAGCTCATCTTGCCAAGCAGCCAACGTTTGTGGAGGAATTTGACCTGAGATAGTCAAAGTTTGGAAATCAAGGCTTCCAAGTGAGGGCACTTCTGCATTTGAGCCAGCGCCAGGCAATGAAATAGGAAGTCCAGTGTGGTGTTGAGCTGAACTCAGTCTCTTCAGATACAATCTGAATTTCTGCACAAGTTCAACAACTTACTAGAAAATTAGAATTATAGACATGAACTACAAGGAAAAACTGAAAAACATAATTATGGACTATGTACAGGGAATCAAAAGGAAATATGTTAATGGTTCTATAATGTTCCTGTATCATttatttttaagttttcttaatatacttttcttttttactaTCATAGTTCTTTAAGTACAATCAAACTCTGATTCATGCAACCAGCCCATCATTTGCTACATATTATGGTGGACCATGTACAGGCCAAGACAGTTATGGTATACGAAACTGCTATGGAACCCTTAGATTAGCTACTAAAACTTCTTTCGACCACAGTCATTACTTTCTTTTATAAAGTAATCACATGTCATGTATGATATCGATAACAATGTCCTGCATTATCTTCCTTCAGGAGGAAAATCAAGAAAGTGGAAGGCATATAAGGTAAAGAAGCTGTTGAATATTAGGAACATCTTCAGTAGCATTTTAAGTAACATATTCAGATCTTACCCCTTCAGTAGGAGCAATATTATGTGTTTTGTTAGCAATACTCTTAAGGTGTTCTTCCACCCATATTCCACTTAATAATGTTTTCAGAGAGACCTTCACCATAAGATTGTAATCATAGTGTTCCAAATAAATGCAACTCTTTTATTTCTGTTTGTTCCATCTTTTGCTATAGATATAGAGTAACTGAAGAAGAAAAGGTGCATCTTTCATTGGcataatagaatttttaaagcttCCTAGATAAGTAAGATTCTTGCTATAGCGTTGCTGGAAAAAAAACAGAATGTACCAACTTTGCATCATTTATCTCAATTTACTCGTTGATGAACTTCAGCATATGAACTCAGAGTACAAATTTCTAAAGAAAACTAGAATATGCAAATGCTTCCAGAATGTCCACATATAAAATCACCTGAAAGCTTAGCTATGCTTTTGCGACCCATAATTCTGACACTTCACATATTACCTTTTCAACTAGACCCTATGTGCGCTAGTTCAGAAAACCATTATGAAGACATCCTTTCAGTTCCAAGTCTATGCTTATGCTAGAATCCCTTCATCTGTAATTCATGTTTGAATAGAGACTGGAAAGGTTATGCATCTCTCATATCTCATACTAATCAACCCGAGCAGCAATGCCATTAATATAGCTGACTGCTGATACTGTGTAGGAGCTGATATATTGATaaggaatattttttttttcttttgttaaaggTCCTTATAGTAATCATAGGTGTCTGGAGGGTTTTTATAACAAATAGTCACCATAAACTTTTTCTTGGCACCAATTGTTTCTAACAACCATCAATCTTTTTCAAGAACTAATaaagtgtttttttttgcatttcatgttttttatatcacaattttttcttttatcataggatttgtgttttagaATTTCATATATCATCATTTCCTTTATCACTCATAATGTTGTGAGCATAAAATACTTCAGCCTTTGAACTCTTTGAGTTAGATTAATTTGCTATGTTACATAAATCATCTATTCATAGCAAATTCATGTCTCACTTCAATTGATACTAAATCCAGTCGCTGAATTGATGTGAACTTGGATAAAAACTGGGTTACCTTAGTTTTCTTTACCATGAAAGTATCCTCAGTGAAACATTACAAACACGATATTCAACATGTTGATATTTATGGTGCCAGTAAACTAGTCAGAAATGATCTCACTTGCCATGTTAGTATAGGACACCTTGCACCATACAATTTGGTAGATGCCTTTAATTATGTTATGATCTTTCAACTGAAATGTTTTGCCCAAGCATAGCACTAAAGAGATTTGGATGGGAGATTTACTAGAGAAACCAAGGCTTTAATAATGCTGATATCACAAAATAATGGAGCCTTCTTTTTGAGGTGAAACGAGGGCTGGAGCCACCAATTTAttgaaagaaatcaaagaaTACAACAGCCTCCGAGGAGGAGGAGTGACTACAACACGCACAACCAGAgttcaaaaagaaagaatacAACAGCCCCTTTGAACTGTTATTTACTGCTATAGCAAAAATAGCATCTGTTATGCTGTTATTAGCTGTTATAACAAGAAGTAACTGATAATAATGAAAAAAACTAAACCGTTTTTCAATTATGTTGCTGTtcagtaaataaaaaaaattaatttcttccaGCAGATATGGACATTtggatttaaaaataaatatttattcaaTTGACAGTGAAAATGCTGACCATTATAATGGAATAATGACTAAATAACAACCATAGTATCTGTTATAAGTTCCAAAAAATGGCCCACTTGGCCTTCAAGGCTCCCACCTTGATGTTTTGTAGCATATCTGAATATGGAAGATGGGGTTGATTTATGCATTAGTACTGGATGTTGCCAAGTCATTACCTCCCATTGACAAAATTACATCTTACTTGATAAACCATTTTCCTTTTTCGGATTACAACTATTCTTTTAGATTTCTCCTGGTATTTATTAGCTATATGAATTTAATGTTTCTGGGCCACCTTGACTCTTGGTTGCCCTCCTAGTGATAAGCTGCCAGGTTGTCCATTGGTACTTGTCTACCTCCTATAATCTGATAGAACATTAATAACTGTTATTCAAAACCTTGCGAGAAACTTTTCAGGTTTAGGTTGTACATTTTATTTTGTAAAAATAGAATGAGTACATCACTACAATGGGTTTCAACTTGCAACCCATTCAAGCTCAAGAGAAATTTGTAAAATATTTAGTTGAGTCAAACTCCCCGACTACAAATAAAAACAAACCACCTATATAATTTTCATGACTCTAATTCCTGACAACATCATATTGGGTTTATTTAATTTGGTTTGCTAAAAAGCTTGTTACAAATTACCTAATAAAATTTCAAGAAGCTTCTTTAAATGTGATTCCATTTTTTCAGTTCTCAATAATTTATACGTAGAATACCAAAAGGAGTTATTCATGTTCAAGCGAGTTTCAACAATACCATTGTAACTGATGCATAAAAGCTTCTGGTTTTTCATATTCTggtctgaaaattgaatgtttTGGTTCAAATCTAGATGAACAAAGATTTATACAGAGTACAATATAGAGTTCCAACCTCCTCATAAGTTTACTTAAAttgtaataattttttatggTAATATTTCACTAATGGGCAACATACTCCATGGCATAATATATTCTTTCCCAAGACATTACACAAACAAGGTTTACAACTTCAGTATGTGAAGACTAACCATTAATCTTAGTAAATGGTAAATATCCAGGTAATCATCCATTACAGTATCCCAATTACAGATAAAAAGAGCTGGTGTAAATTATCTCATTTTGATCCATACAAGAGCAAAGAATAAGATCTCTGTTAGTTTTATGAGATCAGAAGTTTCAACAGCAAGGATAACTGAGCTGTTCTGATAAACCGGTCAACAGAAGAACAAGAAGTATGGTATATTTCACATTTTCTAGCCAGAACATAAAGTTATATGGACGATTGGTAAACAATGAGGAACTAAGATAAGAAGAACAATAAGTTGCTTCAAAAGAAAACTCAAATGTAGCTCAAAGTCAAACCTGCAAATGGCTCGCAACATTTTCTCTCGTCAGACCTGGAACATCCATCAAGTCAAGAATTCTCTTGGGGACAGCCCCTGCAAACAATTCAGCAAAATTCATCAGTATAATATAGATTAACAACTCCAATTTATATTCATGAGGTCAATCTTAAGTATCATTATTGTAAGCAAAGCAACCAAAGATAATGACTAAATACTTCTTTGGAACTCATAATTCAAACAATATGAGGCAATGATACAAGGATAATAAAGGGTTGTAAGATACAAAGATAATAAAGGGTTGTAAGTAGTTCTCACTGTCCACTCCAAGCTGGTTTACAGCATTGACAAATTGTTGATGAAGTTCCACAGACCACACTACACGTGGTTTCTTTGATGAAGAATCCATATTGTCTGGTTCCCCTTCATCATCTTCTTTACaatctcttctctttttctgaGATTTGCAGATACTATCAGTTGCATCATTTCCTGAGGAAGTTTTTTCAGCATCATCAATGACTTGTCTGTTATGGTCAGTGTCCTCAAAGCTATCTGAATGTTCAGCTTCTCTGTTTTCTTTCCACTTCTTTCTAACAACATGCTGCCATATGTTTTTCAGCTCTTCCATGCGTACAGGCTTAGCTAAATAATCACAAGCTCCGTGCTTAATTCCTTGCATCACAATACTGGTTCTCATATCAGCCGACATCACTGCAAATCGATAAACAAGACTAGTAACTTTTCTAGAATAGAAGAGATAACTTTCATATAAAAGGAAGAGTACTTACTGATAACAGGAAGATCCATTTCAAGACCAATAAGTTCAAGCAGTTTGAAACCATCCATGTCAGGCATATGCACATCACTTATTACCACATCAAAACCACCCTTACTCTCCCGCAGAATAGATAATGCTCTTGTAGCCATAGTACAAGCTGTGACTGCCCAAAAGAAAGTGCTTCAGTTTTACTTACTCTCATCCAAAGAATTAAGTGATTATGAAAGTAAACTAAAGATCATTTCCCCTCTACAAGATTGTAAGCAAGGTATCAGCATAGATAATGAAATCTGAAAGACATCAAAGGAACTTCAAAATAATTGAAGTGCTTTCTTAGAAGTTACATTGTTTATATTTTGCACAAGACTCATAAATGCCAACATACCAAGGAAGTGATTTTGCAAGCATCATTTGGAAAAGGCCTCAAATATTTTACACACAGATTCCCTGTAGTTTGTTTCACATAAAATGAGTTTTGGTAATTTATAAGTTGGAGTTACTCACAAGTGAAAAGAACACGACAGTtttacttgaattcattttatttCCTCCAAGAAACTAGAAAGAAATTAACTTATCATGTACT
It includes:
- the LOC103695931 gene encoding two-component response regulator ORR21 isoform X1; the encoded protein is MAKVQQMPLSSMSMGNLYGRSSSEVKEPMPKDFPMGMRVIVVDDDTTCLKVLERMLLECGYNVTACTMATRALSILRESKGGFDVVISDVHMPDMDGFKLLELIGLEMDLPVIMMSADMRTSIVMQGIKHGACDYLAKPVRMEELKNIWQHVVRKKWKENREAEHSDSFEDTDHNRQVIDDAEKTSSGNDATDSICKSQKKRRDCKEDDEGEPDNMDSSSKKPRVVWSVELHQQFVNAVNQLGVDRAVPKRILDLMDVPGLTRENVASHLQKFRLYLKRLSSAQHHTGLPISLPGAGSNAEVPSLGSLDFQTLTISGQIPPQTLAAWQDELLGRPAGSLGMPEMDQPILPQASIRGAKSVPVEHGIVFGQPLRKCQANMPRQFPQSNVAVRGLSSGFPTWSSNNLGAVVSGSNLGGLSSTQNSNLLVPMLQQEQPHPVLSESHRAMTVQPSCLVLPSQVSKRFQVREKAVLVDQNSVVVPSQSSTSLQAENNPTPMNQTSIFAPPRSSASMQAGNNLSLIGLNSSSTSFQGGNDPGLINQNCMLVPPQLLTSFQEGSGTAPLSYSSRYKNSSAIVDYSLLSSQSNNAQLGRAQVSDEGFKDITVLNKYSIPKSIYSSVPSCTDVSTGWRAQTPDGNIGPVNQSPCLVPNLINVQGAGAVSQTLPNQGQGRNLGLPNLSNIRGGETMSQTLPDQGQGRSLGFIGQGTRMPCQFAVDDIKSPTNGSGPDDDRDILNQAFFGFNGDP
- the LOC103695931 gene encoding two-component response regulator ORR21 isoform X2, coding for MAKVQQMPLSSMSMGNLYGRSSSEVKEPMPKDFPMGMRVIVVDDDTTCLKVLERMLLECGYNACTMATRALSILRESKGGFDVVISDVHMPDMDGFKLLELIGLEMDLPVIMMSADMRTSIVMQGIKHGACDYLAKPVRMEELKNIWQHVVRKKWKENREAEHSDSFEDTDHNRQVIDDAEKTSSGNDATDSICKSQKKRRDCKEDDEGEPDNMDSSSKKPRVVWSVELHQQFVNAVNQLGVDRAVPKRILDLMDVPGLTRENVASHLQKFRLYLKRLSSAQHHTGLPISLPGAGSNAEVPSLGSLDFQTLTISGQIPPQTLAAWQDELLGRPAGSLGMPEMDQPILPQASIRGAKSVPVEHGIVFGQPLRKCQANMPRQFPQSNVAVRGLSSGFPTWSSNNLGAVVSGSNLGGLSSTQNSNLLVPMLQQEQPHPVLSESHRAMTVQPSCLVLPSQVSKRFQVREKAVLVDQNSVVVPSQSSTSLQAENNPTPMNQTSIFAPPRSSASMQAGNNLSLIGLNSSSTSFQGGNDPGLINQNCMLVPPQLLTSFQEGSGTAPLSYSSRYKNSSAIVDYSLLSSQSNNAQLGRAQVSDEGFKDITVLNKYSIPKSIYSSVPSCTDVSTGWRAQTPDGNIGPVNQSPCLVPNLINVQGAGAVSQTLPNQGQGRNLGLPNLSNIRGGETMSQTLPDQGQGRSLGFIGQGTRMPCQFAVDDIKSPTNGSGPDDDRDILNQAFFGFNGDP